One Sphingobium sp. CAP-1 genomic region harbors:
- a CDS encoding ABC transporter substrate-binding protein, giving the protein MSKVHLKIAVAEHPHTSAIRDGSIQIDGVDAEIVTVKPQIGAFRRMVRDLEFDVCEIAPTTYIIARAYGKKFKALPIFVVRRFHHSGLLVRPDAGIATPKDLEGKKAGVRAYSVTTGVWTRQVLIDEFGVDNNKINWVVDDEEHVQELQLPANVRHVAPGDSLADMMARGDIVAGFDAAAGIGRTGAPTGGWQEIEANYPDLFPNAEEMEAEYYARTGVYPMHGTIVVKDSVLEEHPWIARSIYDAFTKAKDDWVAKLNSGEATGAGADKYRKLQAIVGPDPLPYGIEANRATIEALEKTAFDQGLTPHRMSMDELFVDPEQIPALTA; this is encoded by the coding sequence GTGTCCAAGGTTCATCTGAAAATCGCCGTGGCGGAGCATCCGCATACCTCCGCCATTCGTGACGGCTCGATCCAGATCGACGGCGTCGACGCCGAAATCGTCACCGTCAAACCGCAAATCGGCGCCTTCCGCCGGATGGTGCGCGATCTCGAATTCGATGTCTGCGAAATTGCGCCGACAACCTATATCATCGCCCGCGCCTACGGAAAGAAGTTCAAGGCGCTGCCGATCTTCGTCGTGCGCCGCTTTCATCATTCGGGCCTGCTGGTTCGCCCCGATGCGGGCATTGCCACGCCCAAGGATCTGGAAGGCAAGAAGGCCGGCGTGCGGGCCTATTCGGTGACGACGGGCGTATGGACACGTCAGGTTCTCATCGACGAATTCGGGGTCGACAACAACAAGATCAACTGGGTCGTCGATGACGAGGAACATGTCCAGGAATTGCAGCTTCCCGCCAATGTGCGCCATGTAGCGCCTGGCGACAGCCTCGCCGACATGATGGCGCGCGGAGACATCGTCGCCGGCTTTGACGCGGCAGCCGGTATCGGGCGCACAGGTGCGCCGACCGGTGGCTGGCAGGAGATCGAGGCCAATTATCCCGATCTTTTCCCCAATGCCGAAGAGATGGAGGCGGAATATTATGCCCGGACCGGCGTCTATCCGATGCACGGCACGATCGTCGTCAAGGACAGCGTGCTGGAGGAGCATCCCTGGATCGCCCGCTCCATTTACGACGCCTTCACCAAGGCGAAGGACGACTGGGTCGCCAAGCTGAACAGCGGCGAAGCCACCGGCGCCGGCGCGGACAAATATCGCAAGTTGCAGGCGATCGTCGGCCCCGACCCGCTGCCCTATGGCATCGAGGCGAACCGCGCGACCATCGAGGCGCTGGAAAAGACCGCGTTCGACCAGGGGTTAACCCCGCACCGCATGAGCATGGACGAGCTGTTCGTCGATCCTGAACAGATCCCCGCGCTCACGGCATGA